One Formosa agariphila KMM 3901 genomic window, AATGTTTTATTATGGTTTCTTTTCTAATATTTAAAGTATTGTGTTCGTATTGGTAAGGTTTCCAATCTCCTTCAAAATGATCTGGCAACATACCCCAAATAGCAAATTTTAATTGATTTCTATCTTCCGAAGTTAAAATAGGCAGTACACTTTCTGAAGTACCATCAATCATTTGTTTAGGTTTATATATATGAGGAAATTTAAATGTTGCAGCTAGTGTATTCTCTATAGACACACGATTTGCAATATTTGATATTTTGTAAAACATAATTGTTCTCTTTTTAAAATTATAAAACGAACAGAAGCGGATTTTTTAATAAAATCACAAATGTTTATTAGAGCTTATTAAATCGTTTTTAATTCTCATCCTATTACCTTTTATAGCCGTTTTCCATGAGTTGCGGTATCTTCCTTACCGTATTTTTCCTTATAAATTCTTAGAATAAGCAAAAACAAACTGATAAGTAGAGGTCCAAACACAAGTCCAATAAATCCGAACAGCGGCACACCAATTAACACTCCAAAAAGAGTTATTAGTGGATGAACATCGTCAAGACGTTTTAAAATAAATAAACGCAATAAATTATCTGTAGAACTTATTACAATTAAACCATAGGCTAATATTCCCCAGGCTTGAGCTGTCTCTCCACTACTATAGGTTAATATAAAAACGGGTAATGTTCCTAATAATGTTCCTATAAACGGAATCATAGAACCAATAAATACAATAACAGCCCAGAAAAACGGATCTTGAATATTAAAAATTAAAAATCCTATTAAGGCTACTATACCTTGCGCAAAGGCTACTAATGGAATTCCAATGGCGTTAGATTTTACCATGGCCAAACTATCGCGGCCTATAACTCGTAAATTATCATTACTTATAGGAATATAATCTAACATTGCTTTTTGTAGCGCTTTTCTATTACTAAGCATGTAATACAACATAAAGTACATTAAAGCAATGGCGATAAATATATTAAATGTGCTTCCTAAAAAATCTGGTACGTTTTCTGAAAGCCAACCAGAAATTGAAGATGCATCTAATTTAGACGTAAATTCATATCCTATTTTTTGCTCCCAGACTTGCACCTGTTCTTTAATAGATTTCATAAAACCTTCAGACTTAGATAGAGCATTTTCTACACGACTTCCTAATAGTAATGCCGTTGCAGAAATTGGAATCAATATTCCTATAAAAGACACTATCAATAATACAATGGCGGCTAAAGAAGGTTTCCAACCTTTAGATTTCACTAAATAACGCATTGGTCTTTGAAGCAATACAAAGAATGTAATTGCCCCTAAAACTCCCGATAAATATGGAATTAATTCAACAATAATTATAATTCCAAAAAAACAAATAAGTATCAATACAAATATTTGTCTAATTATACTTGGCGCAATTCTTTTTCGCATATCCATTTTATTATTTTCCTAGTTTAGTGATGTGTTAGCTTCTTAAAGCTTCTATCAATTCTTTTTTAGTCATTTTAGAACGCCCACTAATTTCTAATTCTTTAGCCTGTTCGTACAATTCAGATTTGGTTCTTTCTTCATAAGTACTTGCAGATCCACCACGCTTTCCTGCGTTTTCGGTATTTGCAATTCTAGCAGACTTCTCTTTACTGTATCCTTTATCACGTAAGGCATCATATTGCGCTTCATTCTTAATTCTTGGTCTATCTTCCATTACGTTTTGTTTAAAATTATAATTCAAATATCGTGAGATAGCATTGAAGTCATTAATTCTAAAACTTTAATTTTTAGCTGAAACACCTTTCCCATTTTATTCTAATAAGAATTAAAAACACGAATATTTAAAACCTTGAAAAACACGCTTTAATTTACTAAAACATCAATTAGCGATTGCGTTAAAAATTAAAGTAAAGCAGATCGTTTATCCCTTAAATTTCGAATACTTTTACATCAGTATTAATCATTAAAACATAAGATTATGAACCAAGATCAAATGGAAGGAAAATGGAAACAAATAAAAGGTCAATTTAAACAAAAGTACGGTGAACTTACCGACGACGACCTAACATACTCTGAAGGACAATTCGACGAAATGGTTGGAAAACTTCAGGAAAAGACAGGAAAAACCAAAGAAGAACTTCAAGACGAAATCAATAATTGGTAAAATTTTTGTTAGTTAATTTTTGAAAGGGAAGCCTCGCTGAAATAGTATTTCAAGCGGGGCTTTTAACTTTTAAAACCGTTAATTACTTTGTTTATCAGATTTTATTCTGGCGTGTTTAGTAGGTGCAATATCTATAGTGTAGTGCTTGGCAAATACCCAGGTAAATTGGGCTCCGAAAAATAAGATTAAGCAAGAATAAGACACCCAAAGCAATATTAAAACTACAGTTCCTGCTGCACCGTAGGTAGACCCAGGATCTGCTTTTGTAAAATAATAGCCGAGCAAAGACTGACCAATGACAAATAATAATGCAGTTAAAAATCCGCCAGACCAAACACTTTTCCATGGTATTTTTGCATTTGGTAAATATTTAAACATTAAAGAAAAAAGTACAGATATTATAACTAACGACAAAATTAAATCTATACCATAAGCGGTATACAATACTATATCTGGAAATACTTGCTGTATATAATTATTTAAGATAGAAATACTAGTAGATACCATAAGACTCACTAATAATAAAAATCCAACAACAAGAATAAAAGCAAACCCTCGGGCACGACTTATTAAAATGTGTTTAACTGGAGAACCTGGAATCATTTCGATATCCCAAACATCGTTTAGTGATATTTGTAATTGATAGAATACTCCTGTGGCACCAAAAAGTAAGGTTCCAATACCTACGATTGTAGACCATAAATTTCGATCGGAATTCTGAGTTTCAACAATCATGGTTTGTATAGAACTAGCAGCATCACTCCCCAAGGCATCAGATATTTGCTGGGTTAATTCTCCTTGCACAATCTCGGTGCCCCAAATAGAACCAATTACATTTATTATAATAACCAAAAGTCCAGGAAGTGATAATATGGCATAATAGGCTATAATAGCACTTAACCTCCAAGGATCACTTTCTAACCATCTTTTAAATGCTTCATTAATTAAATAAGGGAAATCTTTAAGTTTAAATTTATTTTCAAAATCATGAGCCATATATAAATCTAATGCTTTAGTATGCTATAATAACAAATATTTCAGAAAAATGTGAACTCTAATGCATCAAAAGAAATCTGAATTAAATTTTAACAAAATTTTACGATTTGAGCACATCTAAATTGCATTTAAGTCAAAGCAATTAAATCATATCTTTTACTTTTGTTATATTAAACAATTCGCAACGGCATGGCATATATATTTTTTATTTAGTTAGCCTTGTCTGAATTACACATTAAGTTAACCTATAAATTTACAGGAAATGGAACTACAATTTGAATATGTGAACATTCCTAAAAATAATTATTTTGAATACTTAGCAGAAGAACATTTAAATCCTTTAGCTAAAAAATTCCCAATTGTTATTGAAGCCAAAGTGCTTTTTAAAGTCGAAAACACATCAGTTAATATAGACAATGTTTGTCTAATAAATTTAAAAACAAAAGAGTCGAGCATAGTTGTAGAAGCGCATGAAACATCTATAGAACAAGCTATACACAAAACCTCGAAATCTTTAGAAAACGAATTACAGAATACGTATAAAAATAATTAAGCTTATACAGTCTATACACGATTTTTTATTACATTGAAGGCTTAATAATACCTTTTTAAAGTTTAAGAAATCGCTATAAAGATTTTAAATTTCACCCCATATAGTCAGCAAGAATGAAGTATGAATACTACAGAAAATAAATTAATTACCAATTCCAATATTGCATCACATATAAATTCTAATACATTTTTTGTAGATGCTTTAGGCCCAAAAACACATTGGCCACAAAATTTAATTTTCGCGTTAAATACAATGCTTCAAAATCCGCAACCGCAATTCTTGTGCTGGGGAGAAGATTTGTTGTTTTTCTACAACCAAGCATTTTCAGACCTTTTTATACCTGAAAGTCAATCGTACAATAACTTAGGAGCTCCTTTTAAAACTATAGATACTAAAGTATTGGATACATGTATTCAACCTCTAGAAGACACTTTTAAAACGGGTGAACCAACGCGTATAGAACAGATTGAATTAAAAAAAGAAGGTCAGAACAAAACCTATTGGTCTTTTTGTATTTCAACTTTACTAGCCGACGAAAACAACACCCAAGGTGTAATAGTGTATTGTATAGATGACACCGAAAAAATTAAAGCAAATAAGAAGGTAAATAAACTGACGTCGCGCTTTACAAATATTGTTAGACAAGCACCCATTGGTGTATTAATTGTGTCTTCGAAAACCAAAACGGTCGAAACTGTTAACAGGAAATACAAACAATTATTTAGCGACAATTGTAGTGTACATCTTGGCGATAATCTAGCACAAGTATTACCAAATACAACTTTTGAGATACATTCGGAAATTTTAAAGACTATGGAAACGGGTAAAAGTTTTCAGAGAACAGAAATTCCTATTCAAATTACTAAACAAGATCAAACCAATACACATTATTACAACTTTTTAGGAGAAGCTATTCTCGACGAAAACGAAGCAATCTCTGGAGTTATATTAGCGACAACCGAGGTTACAGATTCTTTTGTGGCCAAACAGCTCCTTTTAGAAAGTGAAAATAAATTTAGAAATGTAATCGAGCAAAGTCCAATTCCGATTTCGGTATTTCACGGCCCTAAACATGTTATTAAGATTGCAAACGACACCATGTTAAATGATGTCTGGAGGAAAAGTCACGAAGATTGTTACGACAATGAATTACTAAATGTGTTCCCTGAATTAAAAAATCAGAAATTCCCTAAACTTTTAGACGGCGTATACAGCTCCGGACAATCGTATTCAGAAAAAGAAGCTTTAGCGACTATAACAGGAAGAGATGGCTCTCGCGACTTTTATTTTGATTTAGACTACTCTCCTATTTTTGAACCAGACCATTCGGTTTCAGGAATTATTGTAACTGCCGTAGATGTTACTGAAAAAGTAATGTCGAGAATGAAAATTGAAAAAACCGAAACGCGCTTAAGAATTGCAACAGAAGCTGCAGAATTAGCAACTTGGGAACTCGATATAAAAACAAAAGATTTATCGTACAGTAAACGTCTATCTCAAATTCTAGGATTTCCTGAAGACGTTATATTAAGTAAAGAATTTATAAGAAGTAGAACGTTAAAAGAAGATTTAGAAAACATTCTACTCCCTGCGTTCGATACCGCTTTAAAAACAGGAACATATTTTTATGAAGTTCGTACCCGAAGAAAGGACGAATCTATAATTTGGATTCGTACACACGGTAAAGTGTTTTTCGACGACGATGGAGTACCAGTAAAACTCTTTGGAACGCTTAGAGAAATAACTGCCGAAAAACGCTACGAACTAAAATTAAAAGATAACGAACAGAAGTTTAGACTTTTGGCCGATTCTATGCCTCAGAAAATTTGGACTGCCAACACAGAGGGTATCCTAGATTATTACAACCAAACGGTTTACGACTATACAGGACACACACCAGAAACATTAAATCCGTCTAACTGGCTAACTATAGTACACCCCGACGACAGAGATGAAAACTATTTCCTTTGGAAACGATCTATAGAAACTGGTGAAGATTTTATAATGGAACACCGCTTTATAAGACACGACGGACAATACAGATGGCAGTTAAGTCGTGCCATTCCACAACGTGACGACAAAGGTAAAATACAACGTTGGGTAGGTACAAGTACCGATATTCAAGATCAGAAAATGTTTTTACAAGAATTAGAACGTCAAGTTAAAGATCGTACAAAACTCTTGGGAGAAGCCAACGTAAAATTAGAATCATCGGTAGAAGAGTTACAACGTATGAACGAAGAGTTACAATCTTTCGCCTATATATCGAGTCACGATTTACAAGAACCGTTACGTAAAATTCAAATTTTTTCTTCTCGTATTTTAGACCTTGAAAAAGATAATTTATCAGATACCGGAACAGATTATTTTAACCGTATGCAAAATGCGGCACACAGAATGCAAGTTCTAATTAAAGACTTATTAGCATACTCTAGAACCAATACGTCTACCCGTTCATTTGAAAAAACAGATTTAAATGAGGTCTTGGCCGAGGTTAAAATTGATTTGAAGGAATTAATAAACGAACATAATGTAACGATAGAAGTAGGCGATTTATGTACGGCTTACATTATACCTTTTCAGTTTATTCAACTCATGAATAACTTAATTAATAATTCTATAAAATTTGCTCAAAAGGATATTGATCCAGTTATAAAAATTTATAGTGTTATAGACAAAGGCTCTACTTTTAAACGCGAACAATTAAATCCAGATACTGAATATTGCCATATTAAAATAAGCGATAACGGTATTGGTTTTGACCCTCAATACAGCGAGCAAATTTTCGATATTTTTGAACGTTTACATACAAGAACAACCTACGAAGGCACAGGTATAGGACTTGCAATAGTTAAGAAAATTGTAGAAAATCACGACGGCTTTATTTATGCCGATGGTGAAATAAATAAGGGCGTTACATTTAATATTTACATCCCTATTGACCTTACTGTTAAATAGGTCTTTTTTTTTAGTAATTGAATTAAAATAAGTTGTAAATTTAGTACCGTAATTTTACCCAATTTTAATTAACAAGAATTAATTTAAAGTTATTTATAACAATTGCAATATCAAGTTATTGTTATAAATACTCACTGATTGTATGAACCTACAAAAATTAAAAGTTGCATTAGTAGACGACGATGAAGATGATCGTTTTCTATTTAAAGAGGCAATGGATCAAATTCATATAAAGACTGAATTGTCCATGTTCGAAAACGGTCAGAAATTTATGGATTTCTTGCTCGGACCAAATTCTGTATTACCTCAGGTTGTTTTTTTAGATTTAAATATGCCTGTAAAAAACGGTTTAGAGTGCTTACAAGAAATACGAACTACAGAGCACCTTAAGGAATTATCTGTAGCAATTTATTCTACATCATCATCTGAAGTAGATATTGACGAAACCTTTATAAATGGGGCCAATATTTACATTAATAAACCTAACGATTTTTCCAAATTAAAATCTGTTATAGAAAAAGTACTTCAAATTAATTGGCAGTATAGTACGTCTAATCTAAATAAAGAAAATTTTATAATGCGCTTATAGTTTTAGCGTAACTTAGATTTTTAAAGCCTTAAAGAAGCTCAAAATGTTAATATGTGTTAACGTTTTGAGCTTTTTTCATTTCCTCAACCCAAACATAAGCAACTCAAAAACAAACACTTAAACTCAAAATCCCAAAATTATATAACACAATCTAAAAATTCTGTAACACGTACCCCTTTCCTTTTCCCGAATTTTGACATATCAATAACCAAAAAACTATATCTATATATGAAACCAACATCTAATCAAAATGCTCGAGTAGGAAAAATTAGAAAACCGTCTCATTCTAAATTTACAAACATTGAAAGTATGCTAAATAGAATAGATAATTCTACTCGAATTGTTGCAGCATTCAAGACACAATAAAATTGATAGTATTCAAGTAACCAGCGAAAAAAATCAATAACCAATTTAAACTCAATCTAGAATCTTATGAAAACGTTATATATAAAATCAACATCTGCCCGTAAAATGATTAATGATCTTCAAAATCACCTTGGAGGAACTATATCTGCACAAAATCATGAATATATATTAGACATAGATAATGATTTAGCTTACGGTACAATTAGTGGAATTAGTGTTAAGAAAAGCATAACTTATATTGCTTTCGACATTGAATTTAAAAAAGACCTTAAATTGGTAAATACCATATTAAAATCGTCTCCAATATATTTTACATATTGTTCTGAGGGTCATGTAGAGCACAGTTTTTCTCTTGAAGGTAAAACAAACACTCTAGAAGCTTTTCAAACAGCTATTTTAAGAAGTGCTGAATCTATTAATAATGTGTATCACTTTAAAAAAGATATGCCATTTAAGTTCTCTACAGTGGTTGTAAGTACAGATGAGGTTTCTATAAAACATAACGATTTAAATTCTAAATTAAACGAGATATTCTCTACGACTGACACCAACACTAATTTCTCATATTTTGGATCTTACAACCTTAAAATATCTGAAAAAATTAAACAATTAGAAGCAATACACCAACAAGGTGTTGTAAGACATTTATTAATTGAAAGTACAGTACAGACTATTTTGGCTCTAGAGTTACAACAACATACAGACGATTTAGAATATGCTAGCAATCAGTTTGGATCGTTAAACAAAGAAGAAATGGAAACGATTAAAGAGTTATCTCAATTCATCTCTAACTATCCTGAAAAGCAATATACGTTAAAGTATTTAAGCTCTAAATCTGGATTAACACCTTCAAAATTACAAGAAGGATTTAAATTATTTCACGACAGAACTGTAACCGATTTTATTAGAAATGTACGTGTTGAAACGGCAGAAAACCTAATAAAAACTACGGATTTAAATATCTCTGAAATTGTGTATACTGTAGGACTAACTAGTAGAAGTTATTTTTCTAAAATCTTTAAAGAAAAATATAATTGCAGTCCAAAACAATATCAGGACAACCAAAATTCGTTAGCTGCAACAGCATAACTTATATATATAAATAAATCGCCCATATAATTCTTTATATGGGCGATTTTACGTTTATAAATATCACTTATAGACAAGAAGAATTATCAAACATAAAAAAGCGGTCATCTAATTCTAGATGACCGCTTTTGTTTATATAAAACTGAGGTGTTATTTCTAACTATTCATAGAAATTAAAAACTCCTCGTTGTTTCTAGTTTGCTTAAATCTGTCGTTAATAAATTCCATAGCTTCTACGGGATTCATATCGGCTAGGTATTTACGCATAATCCACATACGTTGTATAGTCGTTTCGTCTAATAAAATATCGTCACGACGCGTACTCGATGAAATTAAATCGATAGCAGGGAAAATTCTACGGTTAGCAATACGTCTGTCTAATTGCAGTTCCATGTTACCTGTTCCTTTAAATTCTTCGAAAATAACTTCGTCCATTTTAGAACCTGTATCTGTAAGTGCTGTAGCAATAATAGATAACGACCCTCCGTTTTCAATGTTACGTGCAGCTCCAAAGAAACGTTTTGGTTTGTGTAATGCATTGGCATCTACACCACCACTTAATATTTTACCAGATGCAGGTTGCACCGTATTATAAGCACGTGCTAAACGTGTAATCGAGTCTAATAAAATCACCACATCATGACCACATTCTACCAAACGTTTTGCTTTTTCTAAAACAATGTTAGCAATCTTTACGTGTTCGTGTGCTTCTTTATCAAACGTAGATGCTACAACTTCACCACGCACGTTACGTTGCATATCTGTAACCTCTTCTGGACGCTCATCAATTAATAAAATAATTTGATAAACTTCGGGGTGATTCGCAGCAATAGCATTCGCGATGTCTTTTAATAACATAGTTTTACCTGTTTTAGGTTGCGATACAATCATACCACGTTGTCCTTTACCAATTGGGCAAAATAAATCCATGATACGTGTAGAAATTGTACTCTGCTTTTCAGCTAAAATAAATTTCTCTTGTGGAAATAATGGTGTTAAGTGTTCAAAAGATACACGGTCTCTAACTACGTTAGGGTTCTGACCGTTAATTTTACTTACTTTAATTAAAGGGAAATATTTTTCGCCTTCTTTTGGTGGTCTTACTTGCCCCAACACAGTATCTCCTGTTTTTAATCCGAATAAACGAATTTGAGATTGAGACACATAAATATCATCTGGAGATGATAAATAGTTATAATCAGACGATCTTAAAAAACCGTAACCGTCTTGCATAATATCTAAAACACCTTCACTTTCTATAATCGCATCGAACTCATATTCTGGTTCTCTATAACGGTTTCTAGTGTCTTTGTTTCCGTTGTTAGAAGGATGCTGATTTCCGTTCGACTTATTATTTTGTCTTGGGTTAGGCCCATCTTTCTTTTGATTTGGATTTTCTCTCTTTGTACGATTAGGCTGATTTTCCTTTTTAGGAGCATTAGGCGTTTTTGCACCTTTGTCGTCTTTATTTGGAGTAGCCGATTTTTCGTCTTTATCTTGAGTTGACTTTGCAGCTGCAGGCCTTGGATTAGGCTTTCGTGCTGGTTGTCTTTTTGCAGGGGCTGCTTTTGGAGCCTCTTGAACTTCTGCTTTAGGTGTTGCTTCTGGAGCACCTTCGGCAGCTGGTTCTTTATCTTTATTTGTATTGGGTTTAACTGCCTTTGCTGGAACACGTTTTTTTACACGTTCGCGTTTAGGTTTAGCATCCTCTTTTTTAGGTGCTGAAACGGTATCGGCAGTATCTTTTATATCTGTTTTTACTTCTATAACAGCTTTAGGGTTAGCTGCTTGATGATCTAATACTTGATATACTAAATCGAGTTTTTTAAGAGTACGAAACTTAGGGATATTTAATTTTTTTGCAATTTCCTGTAACTCAGGAAGCTTCATTTCTTTTAATTGAGAGATTTCAAACATTGATGGTTCAATTGAATATTTGATTAGAATTTAAATATTGAATTATTCTGAAGAAAATTTGATCTTATTCTGAAGAATTAACAATCTAAAACAAAGAGTGTTGTACATTGTTATTGCAATTATACGACTTTTATTTTAATTTTTTATACTAATATTCTCAAAGAAACTGCTATTTTTGTGGTCTAGTTTATAAAAAACGAATGATACAACGCATACAATCTATTTACTTATTGTTAGCAGCTATAGTAAGCTGTGGTCTAATATTTGTGTTTAACTTATGGACAAATAATACAGGTGAATTAATTTATGCAACAGATAATATAATTAGCTTAGCCCTGTTTTTAGGTTCTGCCTTATTATCTTTAGTATCTATATTTATGTACTCAAATAGAAAGCTCCAATTTGTATTGGGCCGTCTAAACATCATATTAAACTTTTTTTTACTAGGATTTTTCGTGTATCAGTCTCTAAATTTATCTGGAGAAACTAACGTTTCTGAGAAAGGTATTGGGATGGTTCTTCCTATAATTTCTATCGTATTATTAGTGTTAGCTAATAAAGCCATTAAAAAGGATGAGGATCTTGTAAAATCTGTAGATCGATTACGTTAAACCTATTATCTTAGTAGTATTAGTGCGTGTAAAAAACCCGAAGGTTGTGCTTCGGGTTTTTATTTTTTAAACTCTACCACTTCCAAATCTTTTATATCTGCACCAGCAATAGTAAATCGTAACATGGTTCGTACTTTATGAAATCCGTGTGTTCCTATTGCTCCTGGATTCATATGCAATAAATTCAGTTTTTTGTCGGGCATCACTTTTAAGATATGCGAATGTCCGCAGATAAAAAGCTTCGGCGGATTGGCATAAATATCGTCTTTAACTCTCACATTATAACGATTGGGATAACCACCAATATGGGTAATCCATACATCGACACCTTCGCACATAAATCTATTATTCTCTGGAAATTCTTGTCTTACTTTAGCATCATCTATATTTCCATACACAGCACGTAAAGGTTTTAATGCCGCAATAGCATCAGTTACTTTTAAATCACCAATATCACCAGCGTGCCAAACCTCATCGGCTTGTTTTACGTATCTTAAAACATCATCATCAATATAGCTGTGTGTATCGGAAAGGAGAAGGATTTTTATCATTAAGAGAATATTGTGAGTTCAAACTAGTAAAACTAATTATCTTTGTGCTTCACAAACAAAAATACAATTATTCTTGAGATATTTTTTAGAACTTTCTTATAACGGAAAAGCCTATCACGGTTGGCAAAATCAGCCCAATGCCATTTCTGTACAAGAGGTTATTGAAAAGGCATTATCTACTATTTTAAAAGAGAAAATCTCCATTATGGGAGCCGGAAGGACCGATACTGGCGTGCATGCCAAGCAAATGTATGCGCACTTCGATTTTGATGGCGATTTTAACGACCACGAATTGCTTTACAAACTAAATTCTTTTTTACCAAAAGACGTGGCATTACATCGCATTTTCCCTGTTAAAGCAGATGCTCATACGCGCTTTCATGCCGAAAGCAGAACGTACTTATATCGTATTGCACTTCAGAAAAATGTATTTAATTTTGATGAAGCTTATTGGGTTAAACCCAAACTGAATATAAAAAACATGACGGAAGCTGCCAATATTCTATTAGAGTATAAAGATTTCCAAAG contains:
- a CDS encoding metallophosphoesterase family protein, which translates into the protein MIKILLLSDTHSYIDDDVLRYVKQADEVWHAGDIGDLKVTDAIAALKPLRAVYGNIDDAKVRQEFPENNRFMCEGVDVWITHIGGYPNRYNVRVKDDIYANPPKLFICGHSHILKVMPDKKLNLLHMNPGAIGTHGFHKVRTMLRFTIAGADIKDLEVVEFKK
- the truA gene encoding tRNA pseudouridine(38-40) synthase TruA; this translates as MRYFLELSYNGKAYHGWQNQPNAISVQEVIEKALSTILKEKISIMGAGRTDTGVHAKQMYAHFDFDGDFNDHELLYKLNSFLPKDVALHRIFPVKADAHTRFHAESRTYLYRIALQKNVFNFDEAYWVKPKLNIKNMTEAANILLEYKDFQSFSKSNTDVKTYNCNIMAVHLETVDNELHFTITADRFLRNMVRAIVGTLINVGLGKLEVTDIHRIISSKNRSEAGYSVPAQGLYLTRIIYPESIVL